In Bacillus toyonensis BCT-7112, a single window of DNA contains:
- the ytfJ gene encoding GerW family sporulation protein — MTSSILESIKRNNEERVQYIMEHPIENLMKTAMTNLKEMVDVNTIVGSPVSTADGNVVLTVSQVAFGFGAGGSDFKGDFITEKHNGGQGQHKENKPGHPFGGGSGAGVSISPVAFLVVGSNGVQVLHLNSSTHLIEKALNTVPSTVDKFVNGRQK, encoded by the coding sequence ATGACTTCCTCTATTTTGGAAAGTATAAAAAGGAATAATGAGGAAAGGGTGCAGTACATAATGGAACATCCAATTGAAAATTTAATGAAAACAGCAATGACAAATTTAAAAGAGATGGTAGATGTAAATACGATTGTTGGAAGTCCGGTTTCGACAGCTGACGGAAATGTAGTATTAACAGTATCTCAAGTGGCGTTTGGTTTTGGAGCTGGTGGAAGTGACTTTAAAGGGGATTTCATTACTGAAAAACATAATGGTGGACAAGGTCAGCATAAAGAGAATAAGCCAGGGCATCCATTTGGAGGCGGAAGTGGGGCTGGGGTTTCCATTAGTCCCGTTGCTTTTTTAGTAGTTGGTTCTAACGGAGTACAAGTATTGCATCTTAACAGTAGTACACATTTAATTGAAAAAGCTTTAAACACTGTACCAAGTACTGTAGATAAATTTGTGAATGGTCGTCAAAAGTGA
- a CDS encoding TrkH family potassium uptake protein, translated as MKVTKRQSLYNRFIQLNPPQILALGFFCLIVAGGLLLKLPFATKVHISWVDAFFTATSAATVTGLGVVDTASTFTMFGEIVIMFLIQTGGLGLMTIAILIVWVLGKKIGLRHRLLIGEAFNQTNIGGLVKLVKRVFIFSICIEFIGVIFLSFRFIPEFGFGKGLYYSIFHVIASYNNAGFALWPDNLTRYVGDPIINIGICSLIVIGGLGFTVLIDIWYSRSFRKLSLHSKIMIIGTVALNVIAMIVIFVLEYNNVKTLGNLSLNEKLWASFFQGITPRTAGFNTVDYGGMEESSILFTMVLMFIGAGSVSTGGGIKLTTFVILITSVLSFFRKKEEIVLFQRTIKMSTVTRALAIVVASQILIFTAVFVLMLTEDFSFIQLLFETISAFGTVGLTMGITAKLSAFGKCIIMFVMFCGLIGPLTLVFSLARPAKQKIKYPSEDVFTG; from the coding sequence ATGAAAGTAACAAAAAGACAAAGTTTGTATAATCGTTTTATACAATTAAACCCACCACAAATATTAGCATTAGGTTTTTTCTGCTTAATTGTGGCCGGAGGTTTGTTATTAAAGTTACCATTCGCAACGAAAGTACATATTAGTTGGGTAGATGCTTTTTTTACAGCAACGTCGGCAGCGACTGTAACGGGTTTAGGAGTAGTAGATACTGCAAGTACGTTTACGATGTTTGGTGAAATTGTTATTATGTTTCTAATTCAAACAGGTGGTTTAGGTCTTATGACAATTGCCATTTTAATTGTTTGGGTACTAGGTAAAAAAATTGGCTTACGCCATCGATTATTAATTGGAGAAGCATTTAATCAAACAAATATAGGTGGTCTTGTAAAATTAGTAAAACGTGTCTTTATTTTTTCTATTTGTATTGAATTCATTGGAGTCATCTTTTTATCGTTTCGCTTTATTCCAGAGTTTGGTTTTGGGAAAGGTTTATACTATAGTATTTTCCATGTAATTGCTTCCTATAATAATGCGGGGTTTGCTCTTTGGCCAGATAATTTAACAAGGTATGTAGGAGACCCTATTATTAATATTGGAATTTGTTCCTTAATTGTAATAGGAGGACTCGGTTTTACCGTATTAATTGATATATGGTATAGTCGTAGTTTTCGAAAATTATCACTTCACTCAAAAATAATGATTATTGGAACAGTAGCGCTAAATGTTATAGCAATGATTGTGATTTTTGTATTGGAATATAATAATGTGAAGACGTTAGGGAATTTATCTTTAAATGAAAAGTTATGGGCGTCTTTCTTTCAAGGTATTACACCTCGTACAGCTGGTTTTAATACAGTTGACTATGGAGGGATGGAAGAATCATCTATATTATTTACGATGGTTTTAATGTTTATCGGTGCAGGAAGTGTATCAACGGGTGGAGGTATTAAATTAACGACGTTTGTTATTTTAATTACATCTGTCCTTTCTTTCTTTAGAAAGAAGGAGGAAATTGTTTTATTTCAGCGTACAATTAAAATGTCGACAGTAACGAGAGCGTTAGCAATTGTCGTTGCCAGTCAAATACTTATTTTTACAGCAGTATTTGTATTAATGCTTACAGAAGACTTTAGCTTTATTCAGCTACTATTTGAGACAATTTCAGCATTTGGCACAGTTGGATTAACGATGGGGATTACTGCGAAGCTATCAGCATTTGGAAAATGTATTATTATGTTTGTTATGTTTTGTGGATTAATTGGACCGCTAACACTTGTGTTTTCTTTAGCACGCCCAGCAAAACAAAAAATAAAATATCCATCAGAAGATGTATTTACAGGATAA